The Cryptomeria japonica chromosome 2, Sugi_1.0, whole genome shotgun sequence region acacgtcgattagcattagaatctttagtacatgattttgaaccaatagcttgatatgcatcaaatagatttctcacaatagttctttcactgttacttttagatgatcttaggcctataattttcattgtctctctaaaattcaaatttttaatcatttgaacaaataattgacatcttgcagtttgatttaagttttcaaaattgttttaccatattcttttaaccattctcctacaagttcgttcattcattttattgggcattggcttcaatatattctcatcaatgtcaattagatactttggtttcctacaaatgattctaggaggtgttaacatcggtgcattatgtacattcaattcatcaaatagagaaggtgtatgttcatcatttaattcattattcaatgcggtatcttcttcagttgtattaggttcatacggtaaatcaaatgtctcttcttcaattgcattaggtgcattatgttcgtttggtaaataaaattgagatgttgaggatgacataccttcttctcccattgttcttatatcacgtaatttcttcatacgctgcctttgtctttccttttcaacctctcgttgttccatcattcctcacttgttctttcccatggttgatatcagttttcctaaatagaatcatattaaatatatatgtaaacaaaagttcataaacaaacaaataaccataaatatgcatcttatcactattttttgaaatcaaactattaaacaatcacaatactattgacaaaactaataagaacaacaattcaattatttgaaatcatgcaaaaacaaaaaaatcacttacttctatgtataaaatagtgatagaagtgcagacacagttccagtggggccttcaacgacctcaaaaacttcttttgaggctgttgaggctcttgggaaactaaaactatgtctatgtaccgtgTACATGCTACATTAATAATCGCATacgcgttgttagtccataaaatgttggcaagcccaacgatattttttttacgcattctgtactaataagtagtgcgtacgcactcctaagcctaaaaatgttatcgcagggtagcgaataatgggcttAGTACCCTGTACGCACTTATAAGTAATAAGTACCGCATAcacgctcctacgccttaaaaacaTTAGggtagggtagtgaactaataggttcagtaccctgtatgcgctattggtagtagaaaaaatgtgaatgaaaagggagggagggagagagagagagggagagggggagagtagaggggagggagagaggagggggggcagaagggaaggagggagagagggagagaagaaggaggggggagggagagggagagagaaaggaggggaggagggagaggaagagagagagagagggaaggagggagaggaagagagagagagagggaaggagggagagggagagagaaaggaggggaggagggagaggaagagagagggagagagagggagagagagagagagggagagagagagagagagagagagagagagagagagagagagagagagagagagagaagaggggggatggtgggagagaagaaggggtatggaggaagggataggaagagtagggggaagggagagagagagagagagagagagagagagagagagagagagagagagagagagagagagagagagagagagagagagagagagagagagagagagagagagagagagaggagggagggagagaagaagggagggacctataacaacaccaaatagtgtcctaaggggtcatagaacaccatatgaccctctagaacaccatatggtgttgttatgggtcattggtgtcctgaggggtcatatggtgtcctaaggggtcacatgacaccatatgacctcttaggaaacaatacgacctctaatgacacctaaggggtcatatggtgggctaataaaatgatatattaaatttaaagttatgaatagaacataatacaatagaacatcaatagtttagttttgatatagctaagttagaccattgtcaacataagagagattccaagcgaacaaacaacgaggcttcactaaaaagtaagtgtaagagcttgacctaaccctaagagtactgcctaagttctaaaacatatgatattattaaatttgcaaggttataggaatgatctcgattgtgactataggaattacagaagaagagaaagagggagggagagaagaagagaaagagggatgggtatggaggaagggagaagggggagagagcgagagagagagggatggggtatggaggaagggagaaggggagagagagagagagagggagagggagagagggagagaagaaggagggggagggagaggaagaaagatcaaatccaggacacaatatgacccttaaaacacaatatgacccctaacaacatctaaggggtcatagggtgtcctaaggggtcatatgacactatattatcccttagaacaccataggacctataacgacaccaaatagtgtcctaaggggtcatatggtggaacaccatatggtgttgttatgggtcattggtgtcccgaggggtcatatggcatcctatgaccccttagacaccatatgatgttgttatgggttgtatggtgtcttaaggggtcatatggtgtcctaaggggtcacaggacaccatatgacctcttagaaaacaatacgacctctaatgacacctaaggggtcatatggtgggctaataaaatgatatattaaatttaaagttatggataaaacatcatacaatagaacataagtagtttagttttgatatagctaagttagaccattgtcagcataagagagactccaagagaacaaacaatgaggcttcactaaaaagcaagtgtaagagcttgacctaaccctaagagtactgcctaagttctaaaacatatgatgctattaaatttgcaaggttataggactaatttggattgtgactataggaattacacacttgatttctttcatgggtatgtacctttccaagctgtttgacaagtgatgatcatcatataccaccactgccatgcatacaacaaactttaatttctttagatgacaggcattgtgtaacaacatgggaactctcacatacccaccactatcattctccaggacatcatatgtgttactctccctctttctcttcctactggttgtttccttctaaaaaacatattgcaggtaccctgactcatcatgttgctttgttgacactattttccacatttgcTCTGCTCATTAcaaacacatttgagaagaatattgctacaggtttccttgtttgtcacggtaatgtacccatggttcaatttcaaaccctattcctcctattcaatatacacacacaaatccatcagtcaattttcttaggagagcatacatgataaaaatcaaagaggaagttgcacacaaaaaataaattcacttacttctatagaagtgcagacacagttgcagtggggtatggagagaggagaaagagaagaagagaaagagggatagggtatggaggaagggagaaggggagagagcaagagagagagggatggggtatagagagagagagagagagagagagagagagagagagagagagagagagagagcttgtatgcatttgagagggggagacaatacacttatatgtgtatatatatacttaatatattatatactactacacacacacacacacacatattatacaatagcgtgtacgtgctatttatagtaaaaagagcgcttATGCGCttcttataccataagtaccccgtatgcgctttttataccataagtacccggtatgcacttttgactatttaggcttggaaataggcatggatgacaaagctacggtttggaagtttgatttccctccatttctctcatttttgacgtgttttattttatcaacttggtttatcgactttgtcatcatcaggtttacacttcatcaagtgggtatttctaaaattgcaaccatattttcacccatcttctgagctttctaaccatataattttttttcaatttgaacaacaataacatattattattgaatttcttttaccagtgtctccatagttctcatagacataggtgcaccattttttaaataacttttgatatacttatccaaatttaattttttttatatattattgtagtgcacttgattctttacaattttaaaaaaaattgtattttcaatttttttaatgcaacttatgcttcacgcatgaacaagtacctaattttcaagatgtgctcgattggaaaaatcataaaaaaaaatactaaatctaactatgacttttttgatgcgcacgtcagacactatgttatgttttttcagaaaaaatcagggtttgttttttgtgcgcgaaggatttgacccccttaatcttatctaattGTGAAAAAGTtgagtagtttggaaactagattcagagtactacgatatctgttctttgattatcttcatatcttgagtggacgactttcaaattttgcctccaagtttaggttcacctgattttagaaaaaaagtgtccacttataccccccttttggaccaccatctttgtgcacttacccataggaGCATATTAAGCTATTTGATCGCCTTTTTAATTATTCAACCATTGCTTCATTTTCTTGTTCCATGGCATTTGTTGCTATCTCAAATAGTTCTTCTACCTCCAAGAGTGTTCTTTAGGTATTTTCTAAGGCATACTTGGTTTCTTCAAACTCAAAGGGGAGTTCATCAACCCTTTCCTCATTTTCCTTCTATACATTTAGAGCTATCTTTGGAATTCTAATGACCGTATCTTGACTTGTAATTAGTTATAGATATTTTGATCTCATATGTTCTAGGATATTTTTCACTTCTTGTAGATCTGCAAGAGTGATTGTATGtttattcccaacaatatttactTCATTCACCATCTGGGGCTCTCCACAACTTAGATTTATCTCTTCAGTGAGCCTTTTCATGCTATCAAACTTAGTTAGAAAATGCATCTCTCTCCCTACCTTTACCTGGAAAAATTTCTCAATCCATTCATGTAACTTTATAAGACTTTGTGCAACATTGGTAAGTTGATAATTCGTGTTTCCTCTTGTCTATGCATAGTGAATAAATGGTCACTTGGTCTCATTGGGtgaatgcatttaatattttttgagGTCTTGCAAATTAAAATTATCATTGTAAAAGCATTACATATTGTGGTTCACTTGATGTATTCGATATTTTTACTTGGCGCATTAAATATTGGAAGCAAAGTGGCCAGGAAGCTTCTTTCAAGCTTGTTTCTCATTGTTTTTTATTGCCCACAAATAGAGGGCTTGGATAGGTGGTTATTCACATCATCTTGTGCTTGATTTTTCCTTAGTAGTAGATGTTAGATTTCTTCGAAGAACTTGAAACCTAAAAATGTATTGTAATCTTTTCAATTGTTGAATAGTATATTATATTAGAACATTGAAGACtaagtttttctatttttttccctAAATATATCGATATCTCACACTCTTATATATATACTATAGTGTAatctttcattcttcatatttatttaaataggataaCTTATTATGCTGAAGGCATATTACACTCAAATCTGGATGCAAAAACATCCATCAATAAAAACTGGAAGCATTTAATTTGACTTGTTTGTGACAATGCATGAAAAacataaatcattttattattatttttcataattttatattatttatgttaCAAGATTAGTGCGTTAatattatgtgtgtgtgtacacacacacacacacacacatatatttttctatattattttaaatacataatataataatagattataaattatattattaattatggggGATTGAAAGTGTTTGTATATAAAATGCACAACAACAATAGTCCAAAAGATGTTTGAATTTTGATGGCCACAACAACACCACCATCACTTAACCTACATACTATAAAAGAAatctaaattatattttaatattaattataatataataatatactaaTCTGTAAAACAGAATGAGATACTTTATCTATATTCCTCATAATATACTATaattttttttcctcaaaatccATGTGTCTTCAATGGATTGAACACCATACCCACTGCCAACCCACGAACCGCTGCACTGTCCATATCATCTTTATACAACCATGCAAAGCTTGCGTGTGATCTCAAGATCCATCAAATAAACCAGAACAGATTGTACGTTACGCCATTTCATATATAGCATTAAAATAAGACTACCATAACCTGCGTGAAATTCGCAAGCTGAGCCTTGAAGGCCAAGCAATCCACTACAAGGGGGGATGGTCCATTAATTAGATGGCCTGGCCCCATCAATCACCCAACACATGAATTAGTTAACAAAATGCGAAAAATAATTATGATTCCATGTGCGTTTTATTAATTCAAACAACCCAACTCATGATTACTATGAATCTCACCACCATATATAGACCTCAAATGAAACTTTTGTTGTGCATTTGTGGAGAACAATTATTGAACAATGGCGATTAGGGTTGTTAGAATTGTGCATTTGTGCTTAGCATGGCTTCTAATGTCTTCCATTCTGCTCAAAACTGCAGATTGCCTTGGGTGGAAGAAAAGACTTCCAAAGCCCTGCAAAAATATGGTATTGTATTTTCATGATATCATCTACAATGGTGAAAATAGTGATAATGCAACTTCTGCATTGATAGCAGCTCCTCAAGGCTCTAATCTCACCATTTTGagagaacaaaaccattttggagatTTGGCTGTGTTTAATGACCCAATTACTTTGGACAATAATCTGCATTCTCCTCCCGTGGGAAGAGCTCAGGGATTTTATCTTTATGACATGAAAAATTTCTTCAGTGCATGGCTTGGTTTTACATTTGTTCTGAATTGCACAGATTATAGAGGGACTATGACATTTGCTGGTTCAGATCCTGCACTTAAGCACAGAGATATTTCTGTGGTTGGAGGGACGGGTGATTTCTTAATGGCCAGAGGAATTGCCACCCTTTCTACTGATGCTCTCGAGGACAGCGTTTATTTTCGCCTGCGAGTGAATATTACACTCTATGATTGTTACTGAAACTCGTTacgtaactttgcattgcatgtttGCATGTTTGCATGATTTGTGTGCGTTTGACTAATAATTTTTTGGGTTCGTGTAACTCCAGTCACAAGATTTGGAGATGATGAATTAGGGAGGGAAGGATTATTGATTTTGGGTCTTTCCAATAACAAGATCTGAAGATTAGATAATAATGGCCGCCCAATGTACTTCACAGATGTGCAGAAGGGAGCTTGAGTTTTTTCTAACTCTCCTCGTTTgatcttatggatttcattaaaaaaaattgtttgaatgTTCAAATTTCTGTAACTTTTAAGAGACTATATTTTTTAGTCCGTTTTAACTTTTTGTTTTCATAAATTGTTTGTAAATTGTTTGGTCTCATGAAcactattaaatttttttttgtttgaatgttCAAATTTACAGAAATTGGTGAGTTTTCAATTACAAAATTTATGATCTTAAATATTTGAGAGATGCTTTAAATGATTAAGACACATTATAATTGTTTGAGAGATGCTTTAA contains the following coding sequences:
- the LOC131051902 gene encoding disease resistance response protein 206 produces the protein MAIRVVRIVHLCLAWLLMSSILLKTADCLGWKKRLPKPCKNMVLYFHDIIYNGENSDNATSALIAAPQGSNLTILREQNHFGDLAVFNDPITLDNNLHSPPVGRAQGFYLYDMKNFFSAWLGFTFVLNCTDYRGTMTFAGSDPALKHRDISVVGGTGDFLMARGIATLSTDALEDSVYFRLRVNITLYDCY